From Acinetobacter suaedae, one genomic window encodes:
- a CDS encoding 1-acyl-sn-glycerol-3-phosphate acyltransferase: MFEKLAEQSLGLMGWEIDNHWDLDIDQCVMIAAPHTSNWDALYARLALKALGVNVRLTIKDSYMKFPFGPFVRAMGGIGIDRSVKQQDQQRPSMVQLMSDLFKTHPKLVMLVTPEGTRAKQEQWKTGFYHVAVAAGVPIALAYMDYAKKKTGVGKIVYPSGDYEKDMTEIMAFYENIHAKFPEKFSVDQRYTSSK; the protein is encoded by the coding sequence GTGTTCGAGAAATTAGCTGAGCAGAGTTTAGGCTTAATGGGGTGGGAGATCGACAATCATTGGGATTTGGATATTGATCAATGTGTCATGATTGCCGCACCACACACCAGTAATTGGGATGCATTATATGCGCGTTTAGCGCTTAAAGCGTTAGGAGTGAATGTTCGTCTAACGATTAAAGATAGTTATATGAAATTTCCTTTTGGCCCATTTGTACGTGCAATGGGAGGGATAGGAATTGATCGCAGTGTGAAACAACAAGATCAACAGCGACCAAGTATGGTGCAGCTCATGAGTGATTTGTTTAAAACCCATCCTAAACTTGTGATGCTTGTTACTCCAGAAGGAACTCGTGCTAAACAAGAACAATGGAAAACAGGGTTTTACCATGTGGCTGTGGCAGCAGGTGTTCCAATTGCACTGGCTTATATGGACTATGCCAAGAAAAAAACAGGGGTTGGAAAAATTGTCTATCCTTCGGGTGACTACGAAAAAGATATGACAGAGATCATGGCATTTTATGAAAATATTCACGCAAAATTTCCAGAGAAATTTAGTGTTGACCAACGTTATACATCGAGCAAATAA